A DNA window from Hemibagrus wyckioides isolate EC202008001 linkage group LG11, SWU_Hwy_1.0, whole genome shotgun sequence contains the following coding sequences:
- the LOC131362136 gene encoding keratin, type II cytoskeletal 8-like yields the protein MHQSSRSYSSRSAYAIPGGSSKISIVSSSRRSGVGSGFGGGMGGGGASYSFSSSSIGGGAMGMGGGYGLGFGSGAGYGGGAGGGLGGGYGGGLGGGLGGGLGGGFGGGFGGSSGGFIPPPITAVTVNQSLLQPLNLEIDPSIQAVRTQEKEQIKTLNNRFASFIDKVRFLEQQNKMLETKWSLLQDQTTTRSNIDAMFEAYIANLRRQLDGLGNEKMKLEGELKNMQILVEDFKKKYEDEINKRAAAENEFVLLKKDVDAAYMNKIELEAKVDALQDEINFLRAVYEAELRELQSQIKDTSVVVEMDNSRNLDMDAIVNEVRAQYEDIANRSRAEAESWYKQKFEELKTSAGSYGDDLRSTKSEIAELNRMIARLQNEIEAVKGQRANLEAQIAEAEERGEIAVKDAKLRIKDLEDALQKAKQDMARQVREYQELMNVKLALDIEIATYRKLLEGEESRLSGGVSATVHIQQQSSGGGGFSSGSGFGYGGGASGGFGGSFGGGMGGGMGGGMGGGMGGGMGSGMGSAIGGGFGTGSSISRTSVKTVSSKRY from the exons ATGCATCAAAGCTCCAGATCCTACTCCAGCAGGTCGGCCTACGCCATCCCTGGAGGATCCAGCAAGATAAGCATAGTATCGAGCTCACGCCGCTCTGGTGTCGGCTCTGGGTTCGGCGGCGGCATGGGTGGCGGTGGTGCCAGCTACagcttcagcagcagcagcatcggTGGAGGTGCTATGGGAATGGGTGGAGGCTATGGCCTTGGGTTTGGCAGCGGTGCAGGCTATGGTGGAGGTGCTGGTGGTGGCTTAGGTGGTGGCTACGGCGGAGGCCTCGGCGGAGGCCTCGGCGGAGGCCTCGGTGGTGGCTTCGGTGGTGGCTTTGGTGGTAGCTCTGGTGGTTTCATCCCACCTCCCATCACCGCTGTGACAGTGAACCAGAGCCTGCTGCAGCCCCTCAACCTGGAGATCGACCCCAGCATCCAGGCCGTCCGCACCCAGGAGAAAGAGCAGATCAAGACCCTCAACAACCGCTTCGCTTCTTTCATCGACAAG GTGCGCTTCCTGGAGCAGCAGAACAAAATGCTGGAGACCAAGTGGAGCCTCCTGCAGGACCAGACCACCACCCGCTCCAACATTGACGCCATGTTCGAGGCCTACATCGCCAACCTGCGCAGACAGCTGGATGGCCTGGGCAATGAGAAGATGAAGCTGGAAGGAGAGCTGAAGAACATGCAGATTCTTGTTGAAGACTTCAAGAAGAA GTATGAGGACGAGATCAACAAGCGCGCCGCTGCAGAGAACGAGTTTGTCCTCCTGAAGAAG GATGTCGACGCAGCCTACATGAACAAGATTGAACTCGAGGCCAAGGTTGATGCTCTCCAGGATGAAATCAACTTCCTCAGGGCAGTCTACGAGGCT GAGCTGCGCGAGCTGCAGTCTCAGATCAAGGACACATCAGTCGTTGTGGAGATGGACAACAGCAGGAACCTGGATATGGATGCCATTGTGAATGAAGTCCGTGCTCAGTACGAGGACATTGCCAACCGCAGCCGTGCCGAGGCAGAGTCATGGTACAAACAGAAG TTTGAAGAGCTGAAGACCTCCGCTGGTAGCTATGGTGATGACCTGCGCTCTACCAAGTCTGAGATCGCTGAGCTGAACAGAATGATTGCCCGCCTGCAGAACGAGATTGAGGCCGTCAAGGGGCAG cGTGCCAACCTGGAGGCCCAGATTGCCGAGGCAGAGGAGCGTGGTGAGATCGCAGTGAAGGACGCCAAGCTCCGCATCAAGGACCTGGAGGACGCTCTCCAGAAAGCTAAGCAGGACATGGCCAGGCAGGTGCGTGAGTACCAGGAGCTCATGAACGTCAAGCTGGCTCTGGACATTGAGATCGCCACCTACAGGAAACTCCTGGAGGGAGAGGAGTCCAG acTCTCTGGTGGAGTCTCTGCCACCGTCCACATTCAGCAGCAGTCCTCTGGAGGTGGCG GATTCTCCTCCGGCTCTGGATTCGGCTATGGAGGTGGAGCTTCAGGTGGATTTGGAGGATCGTTTGGTGGTGGCATGGGCGGTGGCATGGGCGGTGGCATGGGCGGTGGCATGGGCGGTGGAATGGGCAGTGGCATGGGCAGTGCCATTGGCGGTGGCTTTGGCACTGGCTCATCCATCAGTAGAACTTCCGTCAAAACTGTTTCGTCAAAACGCTACTAA